TCGGTAGGAACACCTTTAACTCTTGATAATGCTACGTTGGGTCGAACTAAACCAAGTATGGCAAAAATCAGAGTCGAGGTCAACTTACTGAAATCACCGCCTGATAGAATTTGGATTGGTGTCGAATCTGAATCTACACCGTTAAAAGGCTTTTTCCAAAAACTAGAATATAAGGGGCTCCCCAAATATTGCACACACAGCAAAAAACTAGGTCATAACATGACGGAATGCCGAGTCCTAGAAAGGAAGAAGAACAAGAATGTCCCTAATCTCCATGAAGTTAATGGGgaaaatatcaatatagaagctaCAGGGGCAACTGGTCTGCCTATGGCTCAAAAACAACTAGATGTCGAGAGGCAAAAAAACAATGATTTATCAGGGAAAGGAGACAATATGAACAATCAAGGAAATCAGAAAACTGAGAAAGATGgccaggggaatgtaaaggaaaCAGATCAAATCGTGATGGGCACAACTGCTAAAAACATCAGGGAAGTTAGGAATGATCAGGTGATAAATATATTAAGCATGAAAGAAAGACagaataaaaagaagaagaatgaaaaaaaaaagatgcatcAAAAGAAGAACAAGGTTATCTTTAAATCTGTAGCATTGTTTGAAACCAATAAGAGGAACAAAAGAAACAAAGTCACCAATCCTCCCAAAGAAGCAGGAAACAACCAAGATATGAAGGGCTTCCAAGGAGAAGTAGAGTCTCATTTGATTACTGATAACAAGGCTGGAAAGAAAAAAGATGAGCAAATTCAGGATTCTCTAGGGGAGGAAACTCATGTAAGCAACACCAAAGACGATCACGACAGTGCTAACATCAACATCGAGCAAAGTATAAATATGCATAATATCAATGGGGTTATAGAGGAAGGGGAAATTACTTCTCCAGCACAAATTAGCACCTCGAGTTTTCCATCAATCATCAGGAATCATAAAGGTATCAAGATGCTATCTGAACTCCAAGACTTCCCAATGGAGGAGCAAATTATTGTCCATGATAATGGGAAAGAGAACAACAAGAAGGATATGGACCCGGGAGACAAGCATAGAAAGGAGGCAAAAGGAAAACAGCAACAGAAAAccaagaagaacaaaaaaaatgagGGGAAGAACAACAACAAAGTCAATATTAACACAGTCAACGAAAACAACAACATGAAAGTTACTGCTATATCCGATACGGAGGAATCAACTACTAAGGACAAGGACTATAATCCTAACTCACAAAGCCAaggaaaatggttcgcttctgaTTCTAGAGGAAGAAGCAGAAACAGAAAGAAAGAGAACACTACCAGAAGGAAGTATCCTGATAAGATCAAGGAGAGGAAACTCAGACAAAGTGCCCTTCCCCCCTCTATTCCATGATTAGTACAATTTTTTGGAATATAAGGCGGGTGAAGTCCAAGAGAGCAATTCACAGATTGAAACTGCTCAATAAGATCAATAAAGTAAACTTTGTGGCTTTATCAGAACCTTtcataaacaagatcaaaattgaTGGTTATAAGAAGTTTTTGAGATTCCATCATTGTATTGCAATACTAATGGAAAAATATGGTGTTTTTGGAACAACTTTGACCATTATGAGATCTTGGAAAACAATGACCAACAGATCACCATTAAACTCAAGAACTCTCCCACTGATACAGGTACCTATATTACTGCAATTTATACAAAATGTTCTGCCTTGGAGAGAATTGAATTATGGGATTGCATTATGGAGGTCAGTCTTAAAGTAGATGGGCCATGGTGTATGGGAGTAGATTTTAATGTTATCATGGATACTGATGAAAAGCTGGGGGCTAAAACTTATAGAATCGGTAAGAGCATTGACTTTATAAATACTATGGAATCTTGTGGTTTGTCTGATGTTGGTTTTACTGGACCCAAATTTACTTGGTGTAACAACAGGAGGCTGACCAAAAGGATCTGGAAAAGGCTTGATAGGATCCTTATTAATGATGACTGGACACAAAAATTTCAAAACAACTTGGTAAGGCACCTTGCTAGAATAGGATCGGATCATAGGCCACTTCTGTTCAAATTCAATGATGACCAGCACTGTAGTATCAAGTATTTCAAGTTTTTAAACTTTTGGATTAATCAACCTGATTTTCGTCAAATGGTAGAGAAGTCCTGGAAGGAACAGGTTAGAGGAAATGCAATGTGGATTCTTCAAATTAAGCTAAAAAAACGGGGTAGAGTGCTTAGCCACTGGTCCAGACACAATATTGGAGATGTTCATGAAAATGTACAGAGTTGGGAAACTAGAATGGAACTGCTAAAAAAACTGGATATTATGAATAATTCTGATCATTCTAGGGAGGATCTCAACAAAGGTTATGCAGAATATGTCAAATGGCTTAGCTTACAGGAttctcttttaaaacaaaaagcTAAGATTAGCTGGTTCAAAGATGGTGACAAAAACACTAAATATTTTCATAGTGTCTTGAGATTCAGAAGAAGGAAACTTGAAATCCAAAGAATAAAAAACCACAGAGGTAGATGGATTCAAGGCAAAGAAAAAATTGCTAAAAATGTTGTCAAGCATTTTGGTAAACAGTTCAAACTCAGCCTCAATCTAGAGCAACATAATACCATGGACCATATTCCCCGGATTATCACTACTGAGGATAATGAGACTCTCACCAGGATGCCTAATAAGGAGGAGATAAAAGTTGTTATGTTTGGCATGAATAAAGATAGTAGTGTAGGCCCTGATGGTTTTAATGGGCATTTCTACCAAGCTTGCTGGAATATCATAGAAGAAGATGTTGCTAACTTTGTTAGAGAATTTTTCAATGGTAAAAGTCTTACCAAGTTCTACTCTCATACGTGTTTAACTCTGATTCCCAAAGTAGAGTCCCCTTCTAACTTCTCTGAGTTTAGGCCTATTAGCCTCAGCAACTACTCTAACAAAATCTTGTCAAAGATCCTTGCCAACAGATTAAATCCCCTCCTTCCTAAACTCATCTCAGAAAATTAGAGTGGTTTTATATCTGGGAGACTCATCACCGATAATGTGATGTTAACTC
The sequence above is a segment of the Lycium barbarum isolate Lr01 chromosome 6, ASM1917538v2, whole genome shotgun sequence genome. Coding sequences within it:
- the LOC132643879 gene encoding uncharacterized protein LOC132643879 gives rise to the protein MAKIRVEVNLLKSPPDRIWIGVESESTPLKGFFQKLEYKGLPKYCTHSKKLGHNMTECRVLERKKNKNVPNLHEVNGENINIEATGATGLPMAQKQLDVERQKNNDLSGKGDNMNNQGNQKTEKDGQGNVKETDQIVMGTTAKNIREVRNDQVINILSMKERQNKKKKNEKKKMHQKKNKVIFKSVALFETNKRNKRNKVTNPPKEAGNNQDMKGFQGEVESHLITDNKAGKKKDEQIQDSLGEETHVSNTKDDHDSANINIEQSINMHNINGVIEEGEITSPAQISTSSFPSIIRNHKGIKMLSELQDFPMEEQIIVHDNGKENNKKDMDPGDKHRKEAKGKQQQKTKKNKKNEGKNNNKVNINTVNENNNMKVTAISDTEESTTKDKDYNPNSQSQGKWFASDSRGRSRNRKKENTTRRKYPDKIKERKLRQSALPPSIP